A genomic region of Hippoglossus hippoglossus isolate fHipHip1 chromosome 8, fHipHip1.pri, whole genome shotgun sequence contains the following coding sequences:
- the LOC117766481 gene encoding hemoglobin embryonic subunit alpha-like, with protein sequence MTTLTAKDKETVKAFWAKMASKAQDVGADALNRMLIVYPQTKTYFSHWKDLSPGSAQVLKHGMTVMGGVEYAVTKLDDLKAGLLSLSELHAFTLRVDPANFKILSHNILVVMAITFPEDFTPEVHVSMDKFLAALALALAEKYR encoded by the exons ATGACCACTCTCACTGCTAAGGACAAGGAAACAGTCAAGGCCTTCTGGGCCAAAATGGCTTCAAAGGCGCAGGACGTCGGTGCTGATGCTCTGAACAG GATGCTGATCGTGTACCCACAGACCAAGACTTACTTCTCCCACTGGAAGGACCTGAGCCCCGGCTCTGCCCAGGTGTTGAAGCACGGAATGACCGTCATGGGTGGAGTTGAGTATGCTGTGACCAAACTGGACGACCTGAAAGCAGGTCTTCTGAGCCTCAGTGAGCTGCACGCCTTCACCCTGAGAGTGGACCCTGCCAACTTCAAG atcCTCTCCCACAACATCCTTGTGGTCATGGCCATCACGTTCCCAGAGGACTTCACCCCTGAGGTCCATGTGTCTATGGACAAGTTCCTGGCTGCTCTGGCTCTGGCCCTGGCTGagaaatacagataa
- the LOC117766483 gene encoding hemoglobin embryonic subunit alpha-like, giving the protein MTSLTAKDKETVKAFWAKMASKAQDIGADALNRMLIVYPQTKTYFSHWKDLSPGSAQVLKHGMTVMGGVEYAVTKLDDLKAGLLSLSELHAFTLRVDPANFKILSHNILVVMAITFPEDFTPEVHVSMDKFLAALALALAEKYR; this is encoded by the exons ATGACCAGTCTCACTGCTAAGGACAAGGAAACAGTCAAGGCCTTCTGGGCCAAAATGGCTTCAAAGGCGCAGGACATCGGTGCTGATGCTCTGAACAG GATGCTGATCGTGTACCCGCAGACCAAGACTTACTTCTCCCACTGGAAGGACCTGAGCCCCGGCTCTGCCCAGGTGTTGAAGCACGGAATGACCGTCATGGGTGGAGTTGAGTATGCTGTGACCAAACTGGACGACCTGAAAGCAGGTCTTCTGAGCCTCAGTGAGCTGCACGCCTTCACCCTGAGAGTGGACCCTGCCAACTTCAAG atcCTCTCCCACAACATCCTTGTGGTCATGGCCATCACGTTCCCAGAGGACTTCACCCCTGAGGTCCATGTGTCTATGGACAAGTTCCTGGCTGCTCTGGCTCTGGCCCTGGCTGagaaatacagataa
- the LOC117766488 gene encoding hemoglobin subunit beta codes for MVEWTDFERATIKDIFSKINYEEVGPAALSRCLVVYPWTQRYFGNFGNLYNAAAIISNPLVAKHGTTILHGLDRAMKNMDNIKETYAELSVLHSEKLHVDPDNFRLLADCLTIVLAARMGTDFSGEVQAAFQKFMAVVVSSLGRQYH; via the exons ATGGTTGAATGGACAGACTTTGAGCGCGCCACCATCAAGGACATCTTCTCCAAGATTAACTATGAAGAAGTGGGCCCCGCTGCTCTTTCCAG GTGTCTGGTTGTCTACCCCTGGACTCAGAGGTATTTTGGCAACTTTGGAAACCTCTACAACGCCGCAGCCATCATCTCAAACCCATTGGTTGCAAAACATGGGACAACTATCCTGCACGGTCTGGACCGGGCTATGAAGAACATGGACAACATCAAGGAAACCTACGCCGAGCTGAGCGTGCTGCACTCTGAGAAACTGCACGTGGATCCTGACAACTTCAGG ctgctggCCGACTGCCTGACCATCGTGCTCGCTGCTCGGATGGGTACAGACTTCAGTGGTGAAGTGCAGGCAGCTTTCCAGAAGTTCATGGCCGTGGTGGTGTCCTCCCTGGGAAGACAGTACCACTAG
- the LOC117766489 gene encoding hemoglobin subunit beta-like — protein MVEWTDFERATIKDIFSKINYEEVGPAALSRCLVVYPWTQRYFGNFGNLYNAAAIISNPLVAKHGTTILRGLDRAMKNMDTIKEIYAELSVLHSEKLHVDPDNFKLLADCLTIVLAARMGTDFSGEVQAAFQKFMAVVVSSLGRQYH, from the exons ATGGTTGAATGGACAGACTTTGAGCGCGCCACCATCAAGGACATCTTCTCCAAGATTAACTATGAAGAAGTGGGCCCCGCTGCTCTTTCCAG GTGTCTGGTTGTCTACCCCTGGACTCAGAGGTATTTTGGCAACTTTGGAAACCTCTACAACGCCGCAGCCATCATCTCAAACCCATTGGTTGCAAAACATGGGACAACTATCCTGCGCGGTCTGGACCGGGCTATGAAGAACATGGACACCATCAAGGAAATCTACGCCGAGCTGAGCGTGCTGCACTCTGAGAAACTGCACGTGGATCCTGACAACTTCAAG ctgctggCCGACTGCCTGACCATCGTGCTCGCTGCTCGGATGGGTACAGACTTCAGTGGTGAAGTGCAGGCAGCTTTCCAGAAGTTCATGGCCGTGGTGGTGTCCTCCCTGGGAAGACAGTACCACTAG
- the LOC117766478 gene encoding hemoglobin subunit beta-like, with product MVEWTDFERATIKDIFSKINYEDVGPAALSRCLVVYPWTQRYFGNFGNLYNAAAITSNPLVAKHGTTILHGLDQAMNNMDNIKEIYAELSVLHSEKLHVDPDNFKLLADCLTIVLAARMGTDFSGEVQAAFQKFMAVVVSSLGRQYH from the exons ATGGTTGAATGGACAGACTTTGAGCGCGCCACCATCAAGGACATCTTCTCCAAGATTAACTATGAAGACGTGGGCCCTGCTGCTCTTTCCAG GTGTCTGGTTGTCTACCCCTGGACTCAGAGGTATTTCGGCAACTTTGGAAACCTCTATAACGCCGCAGCCATCACCTCAAACCCATTGGTCGCAAAACATGGGACAACTATCCTGCACGGTCTGGACCAGGCTATGAATAACATGGACAACATCAAGGAAATCTACGCCGAGCTGAGCGTGCTGCACTCTGAGAAACTGCACGTGGATCCTGACAACTTCAAG ctgctggCCGACTGCCTGACCATCGTGCTCGCTGCTCGGATGGGTACAGACTTCAGTGGTGAAGTGCAGGCAGCTTTCCAGAAGTTCATGGCCGTGGTGGTGTCCTCCCTGGGAAGACAGTACCACTAG
- the LOC117766482 gene encoding hemoglobin embryonic subunit alpha-like: MTTLTAKDKETVKAFWAKMASKAQDVGADALNRMLIVYPQTKTYFSHWKDLSPGSAQVLKHGMTVMGGVEYAVTKLDDLKAGLLSLSELHAFTLRVDPANFKILSHNILVVMAITFPEDFTPEVHVSMDKFLAALALALAEKYR, encoded by the exons ATGACCACTCTCACTGCTAAGGACAAGGAAACAGTCAAGGCCTTCTGGGCCAAAATGGCTTCAAAGGCGCAGGACGTCGGTGCTGATGCTCTGAACAG GATGCTGATCGTGTACCCGCAGACCAAGACTTACTTCTCCCACTGGAAGGACCTGAGCCCCGGCTCTGCCCAGGTGTTGAAGCACGGAATGACCGTCATGGGTGGAGTTGAGTATGCTGTGACCAAACTGGACGACCTGAAAGCAGGTCTTCTGAGCCTCAGTGAGCTGCACGCCTTCACCCTGAGAGTGGACCCTGCCAACTTCAAG atcCTCTCCCACAACATCCTTGTGGTCATGGCCATCACGTTCCCAGAGGACTTCACCCCTGAGGTCCATGTGTCTATGGACAAGTTCCTGGCTGCTCTGGCTCTGGCCCTGGCTGagaaatacagataa